In a genomic window of Salegentibacter salegens:
- a CDS encoding DUF4199 domain-containing protein, giving the protein MKNFSVPIKYSLIIAVGLIVYFLILSLFNLHIYPLFSLFNGVIMAAGMWLALKAYRSSKGAKFKYQKGFMASLLTGFNATILFTIFFALYATELNPDFLSNLINMWRTDYGTNIGIVLFVVAVMGFATSLVLTLAYMQLFKDSWNTKEGQEHTY; this is encoded by the coding sequence ATGAAGAATTTTAGTGTTCCAATTAAATACAGTCTCATAATCGCAGTAGGACTTATTGTGTATTTTTTAATTCTATCACTCTTTAATTTGCATATTTATCCGTTGTTTAGTTTGTTTAACGGAGTGATTATGGCTGCAGGAATGTGGTTGGCTCTAAAAGCATACCGAAGCTCTAAAGGTGCAAAGTTTAAGTATCAAAAAGGCTTTATGGCGAGCTTGCTTACCGGGTTTAATGCCACTATTTTATTCACCATCTTTTTTGCCTTATATGCCACAGAACTAAATCCCGATTTTTTAAGTAACCTTATTAATATGTGGCGTACAGATTACGGAACCAATATTGGTATTGTACTTTTTGTAGTGGCTGTTATGGGGTTTGCAACAAGCCTGGTGCTTACTTTAGCCTATATGCAGTTATTTAAAGACTCCTGGAATACTAAAGAAGGGCAGGAACATACCTATTAA
- a CDS encoding M16 family metallopeptidase, giving the protein MIKNLKMVAFALVCSAAGIAQEVEFTEYNLDNGLHVILHQDNTAPVATVGVMYHVGAKDEETGRSGFAHFFEHLLFEGTENIERGKWFDIVAANGGSNNASTTQDRTYYYETFPSNNLELGLWMESERMLHPVINEVGVETQNEVVKEEKRSRIDNAPYGKIIYSTGINKYVFDKHPYKNSVIGTMEDLDAAELDEFKAFFDKYYGPNNATLVVAGDIEIDETKKMIEKYFSEIPEGNEVERVSVKEEPITETITATEYDSNIQIPAKLFVYRTPSMKEKDAYILDMISSILTDGRSSRMYKKMVDEEKTALQVLAFPRSQEDYGTYVMGALALGETPLDTLAVSMDEEIDKLQNELISEKEYQKLQNKFENRFVNSNSSIQGIASSLATYNVLYGDTDLINEEIEIYRDITREDIQRVANEYLNENQRLELDYLPENEKE; this is encoded by the coding sequence ATGATTAAAAACTTAAAAATGGTTGCTTTTGCATTAGTTTGCAGCGCAGCAGGAATTGCCCAGGAGGTAGAATTTACCGAATACAACCTGGACAACGGATTACACGTTATTTTACACCAGGACAACACAGCCCCAGTAGCTACTGTTGGAGTAATGTACCACGTAGGTGCTAAAGATGAAGAAACAGGCCGCTCTGGCTTTGCCCACTTCTTTGAACACCTTTTATTTGAAGGGACAGAGAACATTGAGCGCGGAAAATGGTTTGATATTGTAGCCGCTAATGGTGGTAGCAACAATGCCAGCACCACTCAAGATCGTACTTATTATTACGAAACTTTCCCCTCTAACAACCTTGAATTAGGTTTATGGATGGAATCTGAAAGAATGCTTCACCCGGTTATTAATGAGGTAGGCGTAGAAACTCAAAACGAAGTTGTAAAAGAAGAAAAGCGCTCTCGTATTGATAATGCTCCTTACGGAAAGATTATTTATTCTACCGGAATCAATAAATACGTTTTTGATAAGCATCCTTACAAAAACTCAGTTATTGGTACAATGGAAGATCTTGACGCAGCCGAGCTAGACGAATTTAAAGCTTTCTTCGATAAATATTACGGCCCAAACAACGCTACTTTAGTAGTTGCCGGTGATATTGAAATTGATGAAACTAAAAAGATGATTGAAAAGTATTTTTCGGAAATTCCTGAAGGAAACGAAGTAGAAAGAGTTTCAGTTAAAGAAGAACCAATTACTGAAACTATTACAGCTACAGAATACGACAGTAATATTCAAATTCCGGCAAAGTTATTTGTTTACCGCACGCCTTCCATGAAAGAGAAAGATGCTTATATCCTTGATATGATCTCTTCTATTCTTACTGACGGGAGAAGTTCCAGAATGTACAAGAAAATGGTAGACGAAGAAAAAACTGCACTACAGGTATTGGCTTTTCCAAGATCTCAGGAAGATTATGGAACCTATGTAATGGGTGCCCTTGCATTAGGCGAAACTCCTTTAGACACCCTTGCAGTTTCAATGGATGAAGAGATTGACAAACTTCAAAACGAACTGATTTCGGAAAAAGAATATCAAAAACTTCAGAATAAATTTGAGAATCGTTTTGTAAATTCCAATAGTAGCATTCAGGGAATCGCTTCTTCACTGGCAACTTACAATGTTCTTTATGGAGATACCGATCTTATTAACGAAGAGATTGAAATCTACAGAGACATAACAAGAGAAGATATCCAAAGGGTAGCCAATGAATATCTTAACGAGAACCAACGTTTAGAGTTAGATTATCTTCCAGAAAACGAAAAGGAATAA
- the rpmA gene encoding 50S ribosomal protein L27, whose protein sequence is MAHKKGVGSSKNGRESESKRLGVKIFGGQAAVAGNIIVRQRGTAHNPGDNVYAGKDHTLHAKVDGLVKFSKTTNNKSYVSIEPFEA, encoded by the coding sequence ATGGCACACAAAAAAGGAGTCGGTAGTTCCAAGAACGGTAGAGAGTCAGAATCGAAACGTTTAGGCGTGAAAATTTTTGGCGGACAAGCAGCCGTAGCCGGAAACATTATCGTTAGACAAAGAGGTACTGCACACAATCCAGGTGATAATGTGTATGCAGGAAAAGATCATACTTTACACGCTAAAGTTGATGGTCTTGTGAAATTTTCTAAGACTACAAACAACAAATCTTACGTTTCTATTGAACCGTTTGAAGCATAA
- the ahcY gene encoding adenosylhomocysteinase, whose amino-acid sequence MSTKTVPHTAYKVKDISLADWGRKEIELAEAEMPGLMSLREEYKNEQPLKGARIAGCLHMTVQTAVLIETLISLGADVTWSSCNIFSTQDHAAAAIAAAGIPVYAWKGMTEEEFNWCIEQTLFFGEEREPLNMILDDGGDLTNMVFDKYPELAKGIRGLSEETTTGVHRLYERMKNGTLVMPAINVNDSVTKSKFDNKYGCRESAVDAIRRATDVMLAGKRVVVCGYGDVGKGTAASFKGAGSIVTVTEIDPICALQAAMDGFEVKKLETVLPKADIVITTTGNKDIVRGEHFEAMKDKTIVCNIGHFDNEIDVAWLNNNHGDSKDEIKPQVDKYTIDGKDIILLAEGRLVNLGCATGHPSFVMSNSFTNQTLAQIELWKNSDKYENEVYMLPKHLDEKVAKLHLEKIGVELTELKDYQAKYIGVEVKGPYKPEYYRY is encoded by the coding sequence ATGTCGACTAAAACAGTGCCGCATACGGCTTATAAAGTTAAGGATATTTCCCTTGCCGATTGGGGAAGAAAAGAGATAGAACTCGCCGAAGCTGAAATGCCGGGATTAATGTCCCTGCGTGAAGAATATAAAAATGAACAACCTTTAAAAGGAGCCAGAATTGCCGGTTGCCTTCACATGACCGTGCAAACTGCAGTACTTATTGAAACTCTTATTTCTTTGGGTGCCGACGTAACCTGGAGCTCTTGTAATATTTTCTCTACCCAAGATCACGCTGCAGCTGCAATTGCCGCTGCGGGAATCCCAGTTTATGCCTGGAAAGGAATGACCGAGGAAGAATTTAACTGGTGTATAGAACAAACCCTGTTTTTTGGGGAAGAACGTGAGCCTTTGAATATGATTCTTGATGATGGTGGGGATCTTACCAATATGGTTTTTGATAAATACCCGGAACTTGCTAAAGGTATCCGCGGACTTTCAGAAGAAACCACTACGGGAGTTCACCGTCTTTACGAAAGAATGAAGAACGGAACTTTGGTAATGCCGGCCATTAACGTAAACGATTCGGTGACTAAGTCTAAGTTTGACAATAAATATGGGTGCCGTGAAAGTGCAGTTGATGCAATTCGTCGCGCTACCGATGTTATGCTTGCCGGAAAACGCGTTGTAGTTTGTGGCTATGGAGATGTCGGTAAAGGTACCGCGGCTTCATTTAAAGGTGCCGGATCTATTGTAACCGTTACTGAAATTGATCCTATTTGTGCTTTACAAGCTGCAATGGACGGTTTTGAAGTAAAAAAATTGGAAACTGTTTTACCAAAGGCTGATATTGTAATTACCACTACCGGTAATAAAGATATTGTTCGTGGAGAGCATTTTGAAGCGATGAAAGACAAAACCATTGTTTGTAATATTGGGCATTTTGATAACGAAATTGATGTTGCCTGGCTGAATAACAATCACGGTGATTCTAAAGATGAAATCAAGCCACAGGTTGATAAATATACCATAGACGGAAAAGATATTATTCTTTTAGCGGAAGGGCGATTGGTAAATCTTGGTTGCGCTACTGGCCACCCTAGTTTTGTAATGAGTAACTCGTTTACCAACCAGACTTTAGCGCAAATTGAACTTTGGAAAAATTCTGATAAATACGAAAATGAAGTTTATATGCTTCCGAAGCATTTAGACGAAAAGGTTGCTAAACTTCACCTTGAAAAAATTGGAGTAGAATTAACCGAACTTAAAGATTACCAGGCTAAATATATTGGCGTGGAAGTAAAAGGTCCATACAAGCCGGAGTATTACAGATATTAA
- a CDS encoding 4'-phosphopantetheinyl transferase family protein, which produces MPLYKTITVNPHTKVFIWKVEEPFEDLSEGIELTTHCQNRVNGMKSEIHRRGFMSIRHLMAEAGYVDHDLFYDELGKPHLKNGKNISITHSFNFTAIILSDEKVGIDIEKRRDKILKIANKFTPLSEYHTVANEEALIRKLTIVWGAKESIYKMYAEPGLGFLQHINVTDFDFDDDETTAKVNFKGRESFYEMKFLEFEGFTCVYGWGDPKKAKD; this is translated from the coding sequence ATGCCACTTTACAAAACAATAACAGTAAACCCGCATACTAAAGTCTTCATTTGGAAGGTAGAAGAGCCTTTTGAAGATTTAAGCGAAGGAATAGAATTAACCACGCATTGCCAAAATCGCGTAAACGGAATGAAATCTGAAATTCACCGCCGTGGTTTTATGAGTATTCGGCATTTAATGGCCGAAGCGGGCTATGTAGACCACGATTTGTTTTACGACGAATTAGGAAAACCGCATTTAAAAAATGGAAAAAATATCTCTATTACCCATTCTTTTAATTTTACTGCGATAATTTTAAGCGATGAAAAAGTGGGGATAGATATTGAAAAACGCCGCGATAAAATTCTAAAGATCGCTAATAAATTTACGCCGCTTAGCGAGTATCACACCGTTGCAAATGAAGAAGCTTTAATAAGAAAACTCACCATTGTTTGGGGTGCTAAAGAATCTATTTATAAAATGTATGCCGAACCCGGACTTGGATTTTTACAGCATATTAATGTAACCGATTTTGATTTTGACGATGATGAAACCACAGCTAAAGTAAATTTTAAAGGTAGGGAGTCTTTTTATGAAATGAAGTTCCTGGAATTTGAAGGTTTTACCTGCGTCTATGGCTGGGGAGATCCTAAAAAAGCCAAAGATTAA
- a CDS encoding putative signal transducing protein, protein MKYIDVFRTSDRHEHSIIKNLFDDERLDYRSHGEVTDNATNIGALGNDGLRIEVAESDRDKATEIIKRSGFLGQSHNIAQPKRRKPQIGKWVIIVLAMLVVLVAIILFVWFMNA, encoded by the coding sequence ATGAAGTATATAGACGTTTTTCGCACCTCAGACCGACATGAACATTCTATCATTAAAAATCTTTTTGATGATGAAAGATTAGATTATAGATCTCACGGGGAGGTTACAGATAACGCTACTAATATTGGTGCATTAGGTAATGACGGACTTAGAATTGAAGTAGCGGAAAGCGATAGGGATAAGGCAACTGAAATTATTAAAAGAAGCGGTTTTCTTGGCCAAAGTCATAATATAGCGCAACCCAAAAGAAGAAAACCTCAAATAGGGAAATGGGTAATTATTGTTCTTGCTATGCTGGTTGTACTCGTTGCTATTATCCTGTTTGTTTGGTTTATGAATGCTTAG
- a CDS encoding DMT family transporter, whose amino-acid sequence MPLEKLKWVYLVVLSIVWGSSFILIKKGLVGLSAIEVGSFRIIFAAVFLILIGFRSIMKIKKSQWKWMLLIGFLGNFFPVYLFSFAETEIDSAVASILNAATPLMTLIFGAMFFKAAFNQNKILGVVIGLLGTAGLILSGASINPDQNYLYSLLVIIAASCYAMNVNILKTHMSSISPLGIAAGSFTVLLLPTLVILYFSGFFEKNLSNIVLQHSIGYVAILGVIGTGVAMIIFNKLVQISDPVFTTSVTYTIPVVALGWGILDGEVFSAWQLLSAFVILIGVFIVNRSKKVFSKFRKQAT is encoded by the coding sequence ATGCCTTTAGAAAAATTAAAGTGGGTTTACCTGGTTGTTCTTTCCATTGTTTGGGGTAGTTCATTTATTCTTATAAAGAAGGGGTTAGTAGGCTTATCGGCCATTGAGGTCGGTTCTTTCCGAATAATTTTTGCTGCTGTTTTTCTTATTCTTATCGGCTTTAGATCTATCATGAAGATTAAGAAAAGCCAGTGGAAATGGATGCTGCTAATAGGCTTTTTGGGTAATTTCTTTCCTGTCTATCTCTTTTCTTTTGCTGAAACCGAAATAGATAGTGCTGTAGCTTCCATTTTAAATGCGGCTACTCCTCTAATGACGCTTATTTTTGGAGCGATGTTTTTTAAAGCAGCTTTTAATCAGAATAAAATATTAGGAGTGGTAATTGGTTTATTGGGAACCGCAGGTTTAATCTTAAGTGGAGCCAGTATAAACCCCGACCAGAACTACCTTTATTCACTTTTGGTTATTATTGCGGCGTCTTGTTATGCGATGAATGTGAATATCCTTAAAACCCACATGAGTAGTATAAGTCCGTTGGGAATTGCCGCCGGAAGTTTCACCGTTTTACTATTGCCGACTTTAGTGATCTTATATTTTTCAGGATTTTTCGAAAAGAATCTTTCAAATATTGTACTTCAGCATTCTATTGGCTATGTTGCAATTTTGGGTGTGATTGGAACAGGAGTAGCGATGATAATTTTTAATAAACTGGTGCAGATTTCAGACCCGGTTTTTACTACTTCGGTAACTTATACCATTCCCGTGGTTGCTTTAGGTTGGGGAATTTTAGATGGTGAGGTTTTTAGTGCCTGGCAGTTACTCTCAGCCTTTGTAATTTTAATAGGTGTATTTATAGTAAACCGATCTAAAAAAGTGTTTTCTAAGTTTAGAAAACAGGCTACTTAA
- the rplU gene encoding 50S ribosomal protein L21: MYAIVEIAGQQFKVAKDQKVFVNRLSGEEGDSVSFDKVLLTGDGDSINLGAPAIDGALVGAKITRHLKGDKVIVFKKKRRKGYKKKNGHRQSLTEIVIESIDVKGGKKAASTKKEEAPKKEAKTDSKSEDLNQYTVAELKEMAKEKGLEGYSSMKKAELIEALS, translated from the coding sequence ATGTATGCAATTGTAGAGATAGCAGGGCAGCAATTTAAAGTTGCAAAAGACCAAAAGGTGTTTGTTAACCGTCTAAGCGGAGAAGAAGGAGACAGCGTTTCTTTTGACAAAGTTCTTCTTACCGGAGATGGTGACAGCATAAACCTTGGCGCCCCGGCTATAGATGGTGCTCTTGTAGGAGCAAAAATCACCCGTCACCTTAAAGGAGACAAAGTAATTGTTTTCAAAAAGAAAAGACGTAAAGGTTACAAAAAGAAAAACGGTCACCGTCAATCTTTAACCGAAATCGTAATTGAAAGCATCGATGTAAAAGGTGGAAAAAAAGCTGCTTCAACTAAAAAAGAAGAAGCACCTAAGAAAGAAGCCAAAACTGATAGTAAATCGGAAGATTTAAATCAATACACCGTAGCTGAATTAAAAGAGATGGCTAAGGAGAAAGGTCTTGAAGGCTACTCTTCTATGAAGAAAGCTGAATTAATTGAAGCTTTAAGTTAA
- a CDS encoding phosphoglycerol geranylgeranyltransferase, giving the protein MRNYYAEISQALTNGKKLLAILIDPDKFIEVEAAAYLKKIPKETTHIFVGGSTVEKFKTEKTVKAIKTETNLPVILFPGDYSQITETADALLFLSLLSGRNPEYLIEQQVKSVEKLKHSKLEIIPTAYILIDGGKECAVQRVSGTKPIPQSQVETIVNTALAGEFSGKKLIYLEAGSGAIFPVSEEIIAEVKKAISIPLVVGGGIRSFEQQEKAYKAGADMIVMGTQFEN; this is encoded by the coding sequence ATGCGGAATTATTATGCTGAAATTTCCCAGGCTTTAACTAATGGGAAAAAGCTGCTCGCCATTTTGATAGATCCCGATAAATTTATTGAAGTTGAAGCAGCAGCTTACCTAAAAAAGATTCCCAAAGAAACAACTCATATTTTTGTAGGCGGCAGTACCGTTGAAAAATTTAAAACCGAAAAAACGGTAAAAGCGATAAAAACGGAGACCAATTTACCTGTGATCTTATTCCCGGGTGATTATTCTCAAATCACCGAAACTGCAGATGCTTTACTTTTTTTAAGTCTGCTTTCCGGGAGAAATCCCGAATATTTAATCGAGCAGCAAGTAAAATCTGTAGAAAAATTAAAGCATAGTAAACTGGAAATTATTCCCACGGCTTATATTCTAATAGACGGCGGGAAAGAATGTGCGGTTCAGCGGGTAAGTGGCACAAAGCCAATTCCGCAATCCCAGGTTGAAACGATCGTAAATACTGCTTTAGCCGGGGAATTTTCGGGAAAAAAACTAATTTACCTGGAAGCGGGAAGCGGGGCTATTTTTCCGGTTTCCGAAGAAATTATTGCTGAAGTTAAAAAAGCAATTTCTATTCCTTTGGTTGTAGGTGGCGGAATTCGAAGTTTTGAACAACAAGAAAAGGCCTATAAAGCAGGTGCCGATATGATCGTGATGGGGACACAATTTGAAAATTAG
- a CDS encoding gliding motility-associated protein GldE produces the protein MDSEPPSLLLFWAAFDFTQLISYLVLLLLLLCSALISGAEVAFFSLTPADVITEDGKRGKAQQIVVNLLDKPKKLLATILVANNFINIAIVLLFDSLTDRLFGEMNTVLYGVNFKFLIEVGVITFIILLFGEILPKVYASRNNVLFSNFMARPLNFLDTIFTPLSGPMRAVTIFMHSRLGKQRSFISIDQLSQALELTSEEDTTQEEQKILQGIVSFGNTDTKQVMRPRMDIFALNESQTYKEIIPEIIDRGYSRIPVYRENIDNVIGILYVKDLLPYIDKNSFEWTSLLREPYFVPENKKLDDLLNDFKTKKNHLAIVVDEYGGTSGLISLEDIIEEIVGDISDEFDDEDLVYSKLDENTYVFEGKTPLKDFYRIVRIEDPVAFEERKGEADTLAGFLLEISGGFPKKNDVIYFLNYSFTVEVLDNKRLKQIKVKISPVS, from the coding sequence TTGGATTCAGAACCTCCCAGTTTACTTTTGTTTTGGGCCGCTTTTGATTTTACGCAGCTAATTAGCTATTTAGTTTTATTACTGCTTTTACTTTGCTCCGCCTTAATTTCAGGTGCCGAAGTTGCTTTTTTTTCATTAACTCCCGCCGATGTAATTACTGAAGACGGGAAGCGTGGCAAAGCGCAGCAAATTGTGGTTAATCTATTAGATAAACCTAAAAAGTTGCTGGCTACTATCCTGGTTGCCAATAATTTTATAAACATAGCAATTGTATTGTTGTTTGACAGTCTTACCGACAGGCTTTTTGGCGAGATGAATACGGTACTTTATGGTGTTAACTTCAAATTTCTAATCGAGGTTGGGGTGATAACTTTTATTATTCTGCTATTTGGTGAAATTCTACCTAAAGTGTATGCCAGCAGGAATAACGTGCTTTTTTCCAATTTTATGGCACGGCCCTTAAATTTTCTTGATACTATTTTCACACCTTTAAGCGGACCTATGCGTGCGGTGACCATTTTTATGCATAGCCGTCTTGGGAAACAGCGATCTTTTATAAGTATAGATCAATTATCCCAGGCTTTAGAACTAACCAGCGAAGAAGATACCACGCAGGAAGAACAAAAAATCCTACAGGGAATCGTGTCTTTTGGTAATACCGATACCAAACAGGTAATGCGCCCAAGAATGGATATTTTTGCTTTAAATGAAAGCCAAACTTATAAAGAAATTATTCCCGAAATTATAGATCGGGGATACTCCAGGATTCCGGTTTATCGGGAGAATATTGATAATGTAATTGGAATTTTATACGTAAAAGATTTGTTGCCATATATAGATAAAAATTCTTTTGAATGGACCAGCCTGTTGCGAGAGCCTTATTTTGTGCCTGAGAATAAAAAACTAGACGATTTGCTGAATGATTTTAAAACCAAAAAGAATCATTTGGCGATTGTGGTAGACGAATATGGTGGCACTAGTGGACTTATATCTCTGGAAGATATTATTGAAGAAATTGTTGGTGATATTAGTGATGAATTTGATGATGAAGACTTAGTGTATTCCAAACTGGATGAAAATACATATGTTTTTGAAGGAAAAACTCCGCTAAAAGATTTTTATAGAATAGTGAGAATTGAAGATCCGGTTGCTTTTGAGGAGCGAAAAGGAGAGGCCGATACCCTGGCAGGATTCTTATTAGAAATTTCTGGAGGTTTTCCGAAGAAAAACGATGTGATCTATTTTTTGAATTATAGCTTTACAGTAGAAGTTTTAGACAATAAACGTCTTAAACAAATTAAAGTGAAAATTTCACCGGTGAGTTGA
- a CDS encoding M16 family metallopeptidase codes for MKFNILTLFIACFLTTAAIAQVDRSKQPEPGPAPKINLGQPDEFTLNNGLKVLVVENHKLPRVSASLIIDNKPHAEEKPATAALVSSLLGTGTENMSKDDFNEEIDFLGANVNFGSESVYASSLSKFFPRVMELMAEGALKPKFTQEEFDAEKNKQIESLKSINKDVGSIASRVSAALAYGANHPYGEFATVENTEKVSLEDVESFYKNYFKPANAYLVIVGDVKTSEVKKLAKKNFGNWEAGAPTEQELPQVANANETQINLVDMPNAVQSELRLQNTIDLKMADEDYFPVLVANQILGGSFGSYLNMNLREDKGYTYGARTSTGADKYASRFVAQASVRNAVTDSAIVESLKEIKRIKTEPVDAEMLENAKSKFAGDFVLRLEQPSTIANYALNIKTNDLSEDFYETFLQKINAVTAEDIQRVANKYYQTDNMRIIVAGKASEIAENLEKVEFNGKTLPVKYYSKLGEEVEKPQAKEVDASVTVEKVYADYIEAVGGRDALEEVESVVMKAEASVQGMALNLTMKRTMEGKLNQEVSVGGNVMSKQVFDGETGFVMAQGQKIPYTEEQIKTARIDSNPFPELNIGDATLEGIETVEGTDAYVVALNENYKAYYNVDSGLKMQTVQTISQAGQTMSIPTGYSDYQEVEGVKFPFKMTQAAGPQTFEFDVTEILVNEGISVEDFQE; via the coding sequence ATGAAATTTAATATACTCACATTATTTATAGCCTGCTTTTTGACCACCGCAGCAATTGCGCAGGTAGACCGTTCTAAACAACCGGAACCGGGACCGGCGCCAAAAATTAATCTTGGTCAGCCAGATGAATTCACCTTAAATAACGGCTTAAAAGTTTTAGTGGTAGAGAACCATAAATTACCAAGAGTTTCTGCTTCTTTAATTATAGACAATAAACCTCACGCCGAAGAAAAACCAGCTACTGCTGCTTTGGTATCTTCTTTACTAGGCACAGGAACCGAGAATATGTCTAAGGACGATTTTAACGAAGAAATAGACTTTTTAGGAGCCAATGTTAATTTTGGATCAGAAAGCGTATATGCTAGCTCGCTTTCTAAGTTTTTCCCTAGAGTTATGGAACTTATGGCTGAAGGGGCTTTAAAACCAAAATTCACCCAGGAAGAATTTGACGCTGAAAAAAACAAACAAATTGAAAGTTTAAAATCTATCAATAAAGACGTAGGTTCTATCGCCAGCCGTGTAAGCGCTGCTTTAGCCTATGGAGCTAATCACCCTTATGGAGAATTTGCTACGGTAGAAAATACTGAAAAAGTTTCTTTAGAAGACGTAGAAAGTTTTTACAAGAATTATTTCAAACCTGCTAATGCTTACCTGGTTATAGTGGGGGATGTAAAGACTTCTGAAGTAAAAAAACTTGCTAAGAAAAATTTTGGAAACTGGGAAGCTGGTGCTCCAACAGAGCAAGAATTACCTCAAGTAGCAAACGCTAATGAAACACAAATCAACTTAGTTGATATGCCAAACGCGGTTCAGAGTGAGTTAAGACTTCAAAATACCATAGATTTAAAAATGGCAGATGAAGATTACTTCCCAGTATTGGTAGCAAACCAAATTCTTGGTGGTAGTTTTGGAAGCTATCTAAATATGAACCTTCGTGAAGACAAAGGTTATACTTATGGAGCCAGAACAAGTACTGGAGCAGACAAGTATGCTTCAAGATTTGTTGCACAGGCAAGTGTTAGAAATGCGGTAACCGATAGCGCTATTGTAGAATCTTTAAAAGAGATTAAAAGAATTAAAACCGAGCCTGTAGATGCTGAAATGTTGGAAAATGCTAAAAGTAAATTTGCCGGTGATTTCGTATTAAGGCTAGAACAACCTTCTACCATCGCTAATTACGCGCTTAACATCAAAACCAATGATCTTTCGGAAGATTTCTATGAAACTTTTCTTCAAAAAATAAATGCAGTTACTGCTGAAGATATTCAACGTGTAGCTAACAAATATTATCAAACCGATAATATGAGAATTATAGTTGCAGGTAAAGCTTCAGAAATTGCTGAAAACCTTGAAAAGGTTGAATTTAACGGTAAAACACTTCCGGTGAAATATTACAGCAAACTTGGTGAGGAAGTTGAAAAACCACAAGCTAAAGAAGTTGACGCTTCAGTAACCGTAGAAAAAGTTTACGCAGATTATATTGAAGCTGTTGGTGGCCGTGATGCTTTAGAAGAAGTAGAAAGCGTAGTGATGAAAGCTGAAGCTAGCGTACAGGGAATGGCTCTAAACCTTACCATGAAAAGAACTATGGAAGGTAAGCTAAACCAGGAAGTTTCTGTTGGCGGTAACGTAATGAGTAAGCAGGTTTTTGATGGCGAAACAGGATTTGTAATGGCCCAGGGCCAAAAAATTCCTTATACCGAAGAGCAGATCAAAACCGCTAGAATAGATTCCAATCCATTCCCGGAACTTAATATTGGCGACGCTACCTTAGAAGGAATTGAAACTGTTGAAGGTACTGATGCTTATGTTGTTGCTTTAAACGAAAATTACAAAGCATACTACAATGTAGACAGCGGTTTGAAAATGCAAACTGTTCAAACTATATCACAGGCGGGACAAACAATGTCTATTCCTACAGGATACAGCGATTACCAGGAAGTAGAAGGAGTTAAATTTCCTTTTAAAATGACCCAGGCTGCAGGCCCACAAACATTTGAATTTGATGTTACTGAAATCCTTGTTAACGAAGGTATTTCAGTTGAAGATTTTCAAGAATAG
- the gldD gene encoding gliding motility lipoprotein GldD, with the protein MKKSLVIILVLMLISCGEKDTTPKPRAFLSLNYPEATYEATNFNCPYNFEINALAEVKASRNNIPCWIDLEYKALNGTIFITYQQINNNLDSLLSDAQKLPLQHTIKADAIEGDVYTNKIQDVYGMFYEVSGDAASQAQFYLTDSVNHFVTASAYFRTKPNYDSIIPAADYLKKDMKHMIETFRWED; encoded by the coding sequence ATGAAAAAATCTCTGGTAATTATATTGGTTTTAATGCTTATAAGCTGCGGAGAAAAGGACACAACTCCCAAACCCCGTGCATTTCTTTCGCTTAATTATCCTGAAGCTACTTATGAGGCTACAAATTTTAACTGCCCTTATAATTTTGAAATAAATGCACTCGCCGAGGTTAAAGCTTCGCGAAATAATATTCCCTGTTGGATAGATTTAGAATATAAAGCTCTAAACGGAACCATTTTTATCACTTATCAGCAAATTAATAATAACCTGGACTCTTTACTTTCTGATGCTCAAAAACTGCCATTACAACATACTATAAAAGCTGATGCTATTGAAGGTGATGTTTACACCAATAAAATTCAGGACGTCTACGGGATGTTTTATGAAGTTTCGGGCGATGCAGCTTCCCAGGCGCAATTTTACCTTACCGATAGCGTGAACCACTTTGTGACGGCTTCAGCTTACTTCAGGACAAAACCAAATTACGATTCTATTATTCCCGCTGCCGATTATCTTAAAAAAGATATGAAGCATATGATTGAAACTTTTCGCTGGGAAGATTAA